One window from the genome of Bubalus kerabau isolate K-KA32 ecotype Philippines breed swamp buffalo chromosome 17, PCC_UOA_SB_1v2, whole genome shotgun sequence encodes:
- the LOC129631285 gene encoding glutaredoxin-1-like — protein MAQAFMNSKIQSGKVVVFIKPTCPYCRRTQELLSQLPFKQGLLEFVGIQILYLIGAIGDTTEIQDYLQQLTGARTVPQVFIGKECIGGYTDLVNIHE, from the coding sequence ATGGCTCAAGCATTCATGAACAGCAAGATCCAGTCTGGGAAGGTGGTCGTGTTCATCAAGCCCACCTGCCCCTACTGCAGAAGGACTCAGGAGCTTCTCAGTCAACTGCCCTTCAAACAAGGGCTTTTGGAATTTGTTGGTATCCAAATCTTATATCTCATTGGTGCCATCGGTGACACCACTGAGATACAAGATTACTTGCAACAGCTCACAGGAGCCAGAACGGTACCTCAGGTCTTCATCGGTAAAGAGTGCATAGGTGGATACACTGATCTAGTAAATATTCATGAGTGA